In Candidatus Zixiibacteriota bacterium, the following proteins share a genomic window:
- the menB gene encoding 1,4-dihydroxy-2-naphthoyl-CoA synthase, whose protein sequence is MSCSSRYTTQKEITVSEVKWQKAGEYKDIFYHKAEGIAKITINRPGVRNAFRPLTVFEMSQAMADARDDSDIGVVILTGEGKDAFCSGGDQKIRGDAGYVDDEGVHRLNVLDFQRQIRTLPKPVIAMVAGYAIGGGHVLHLICDLTIAADNAQFGQTGPKVGSFDGGYGASYMARIVGQKKAREIWFLCRQYDAQQALEMGLVNSVVPYDKLEEETVKWCKEILANSPMAIRCLKAALNADCDGQAGLQELAGNATMLFYMTEEGQEGRNAFNEKRKPDFSKFPRKP, encoded by the coding sequence ATATCTTGTAGTTCTCGATACACAACACAAAAGGAGATTACCGTGTCAGAAGTCAAATGGCAAAAAGCCGGAGAATATAAAGATATCTTTTATCACAAAGCCGAAGGGATCGCAAAAATAACCATCAATCGTCCCGGTGTGCGCAACGCCTTCAGACCCCTGACGGTATTCGAGATGTCCCAGGCGATGGCCGACGCCCGCGACGACAGCGATATCGGGGTGGTCATCCTGACCGGCGAAGGCAAAGACGCTTTTTGTTCCGGAGGCGATCAAAAAATTCGGGGCGACGCCGGATATGTCGATGATGAGGGCGTTCACCGCCTTAACGTCCTCGATTTTCAACGGCAGATTCGCACCCTCCCCAAACCGGTCATCGCGATGGTGGCGGGATACGCTATCGGCGGAGGACATGTCCTGCATCTCATATGCGATCTGACGATTGCCGCCGACAACGCCCAATTCGGCCAGACCGGTCCTAAAGTCGGATCTTTCGACGGCGGATATGGAGCCAGCTACATGGCCCGTATTGTCGGTCAGAAAAAAGCCCGGGAAATATGGTTTCTCTGTCGCCAGTATGATGCCCAGCAGGCTCTGGAAATGGGACTGGTCAATAGCGTCGTGCCGTATGATAAACTGGAGGAAGAAACAGTCAAATGGTGCAAGGAAATTCTGGCCAACAGCCCCATGGCTATTCGCTGCCTTAAGGCGGCTCTCAATGCCGACTGCGACGGTCAGGCGGGACTTCAGGAACTGGCCGGAAACGCGACCATGCTTTTCTATATGACCGAGGAGGGTCAGGAAGGTCGCAATGCTTTTAACGAAAAACGGAAACCGGACTTTTCCAAATTTCCAAGAAAACCGTAG
- a CDS encoding 1,4-dihydroxy-2-naphthoate polyprenyltransferase — protein MTGQSSFHIWLLAARPKTLPAGIVPVLVGGVIAYSHNGFALLPFLAALFGSIMIQIGTNFANDLFDFKKQTDREDRIGPLRVTQAGLVTPKQTAMATAIAFGLATLAGIYLVYIGGWPIVIIGTASILCGILYTAGPYALGYLGLGEIFVLVFYGPVALAGTYYVQTLKCPTEVIIAGLPFGMISTAILIVNNLRDIETDKKSGKNTLAVRFGPTFARIEYAVMIAGAGVIPPLMTIMEFGNKFLYVTIAYLLFAPGAVRAVFSSNDGERLNATLAATGRLLIIYGICFSIGWLL, from the coding sequence ATGACTGGTCAATCATCATTCCATATCTGGCTATTGGCCGCGCGTCCCAAGACGCTTCCGGCCGGGATTGTTCCGGTTTTGGTCGGCGGAGTGATTGCTTATAGTCATAATGGTTTTGCGTTATTACCTTTTCTTGCGGCTTTGTTTGGCTCGATCATGATTCAAATCGGGACCAACTTCGCCAACGACTTATTCGACTTCAAAAAACAAACCGACCGGGAAGACCGTATCGGGCCTCTGCGAGTGACTCAAGCCGGACTGGTGACGCCCAAACAAACGGCCATGGCTACGGCGATTGCGTTTGGGCTGGCGACCTTGGCAGGGATTTATCTCGTCTATATCGGAGGATGGCCGATTGTCATAATCGGCACTGCGTCAATCCTGTGCGGAATACTCTATACCGCCGGGCCTTATGCCCTGGGATATCTGGGGCTGGGCGAAATATTCGTATTAGTTTTTTACGGCCCTGTTGCCCTGGCCGGAACTTATTATGTGCAAACTCTTAAGTGCCCAACCGAAGTTATCATCGCCGGATTGCCGTTCGGTATGATTTCGACCGCGATTCTGATCGTCAATAATCTGCGAGATATCGAGACCGACAAAAAAAGCGGCAAAAATACTCTGGCTGTTCGGTTCGGCCCAACATTCGCTCGCATTGAGTATGCCGTCATGATCGCCGGGGCCGGAGTCATTCCGCCTCTCATGACGATAATGGAATTCGGCAATAAATTCCTGTACGTCACGATTGCCTATCTTCTTTTCGCTCCCGGCGCTGTACGGGCCGTATTTTCCAGTAATGACGGTGAAAGGCTCAACGCGACCCTGGCGGCGACGGGACGATTGCTTATTATCTACGGCATCTGTTTCAGTATCGGATGGCTGTTATGA
- the menC gene encoding o-succinylbenzoate synthase, with product MKIASYKIKKYSRKFVEPFVTSKGTHTHREGVIISIKTAEGNIGYGEAAPLPDYSSTGLTSIEKMLNEIMRQLPGVEIPNDLPSISGYIAQICNSNSICRFALESTLCDAASREKELPLNKWLNPDAQSRVPVNYLIGKEIENWDEMATEIKEGGYQAVKIKVGGDPYKDIDRVKKIRGDLKSDIAIRLDANQGWTYNQALYVLNQLRNENIDHVEEPIGNPDADKIRTLGEETDCPIALDESLFSVFDPRNAIREKICDVIILKASQIGSFAGILDLCNLARLYNRRIVLTSTLESEIGIAAQLHLASLLGENIPPCGFDTLRLFENADPDLSRVQDGYINLSSGNGIGYVGTD from the coding sequence ATGAAAATCGCGTCTTACAAAATTAAAAAATATTCGCGTAAATTTGTTGAGCCGTTCGTAACTTCAAAAGGAACCCATACTCATCGCGAAGGCGTTATAATCTCTATCAAAACGGCTGAAGGTAATATCGGATATGGCGAAGCGGCTCCATTACCGGATTATTCTTCAACAGGTCTGACATCCATTGAAAAAATGCTGAATGAAATCATGCGGCAATTGCCGGGCGTGGAAATCCCAAACGACCTGCCGTCGATTTCGGGTTACATCGCTCAAATTTGTAATAGCAACTCCATCTGCCGTTTCGCTTTGGAATCAACCCTATGCGATGCGGCGTCGCGGGAGAAGGAATTACCCCTCAATAAATGGCTGAATCCGGATGCCCAATCCCGAGTCCCGGTTAACTATCTAATCGGAAAAGAAATTGAGAATTGGGATGAAATGGCGACGGAGATTAAAGAAGGCGGCTATCAGGCAGTCAAAATCAAGGTAGGGGGCGATCCTTACAAAGATATCGACCGCGTAAAAAAAATCCGTGGCGATCTGAAAAGCGATATCGCCATCCGTCTTGACGCCAATCAGGGCTGGACATACAATCAGGCACTTTATGTACTTAATCAATTGCGAAATGAGAATATTGACCATGTTGAAGAACCAATCGGAAATCCCGACGCCGATAAAATAAGAACCCTGGGCGAAGAGACCGATTGCCCTATCGCTCTCGATGAAAGCCTGTTTTCGGTTTTCGATCCCAGAAACGCCATCAGGGAAAAAATATGCGATGTTATCATTCTCAAAGCGTCGCAGATTGGCAGCTTTGCCGGCATTCTCGATCTTTGCAATCTCGCCCGTCTCTACAATCGACGCATAGTTTTAACCTCGACCCTTGAAAGCGAAATCGGCATTGCGGCTCAACTTCATCTCGCTTCGCTTCTCGGCGAAAATATTCCTCCATGCGGATTTGACACCTTGAGGTTGTTCGAAAACGCTGACCCGGATTTGAGCCGGGTGCAGGATGGATACATTAACCTTTCATCCGGAAACGGAATCGGATATGTCGGAACAGATTGA
- the menE gene encoding o-succinylbenzoate--CoA ligase, with amino-acid sequence MDTLTFHPETESDMSEQIECPIKKAAESNPNAIALSDSNSSVTYKQLYKLIQNTRAYLFDKNIGPGDTVACLARNSIEQAIFFWACFKSGIIFLPLNWRLTRAQLNNQLEKINCRLLLFDKGFAGINLSCEKSTDISQIHSEKISNSFNESDNAIDLNREVLIVFSAGTTSEAKGVVLTAKNLYFSALGLLERFPLEKSDCWLAALPFFHVGGISILMRTAMARCSTYIMPSFQPDEIIELCRRRKIILSVVPTMMSDLIRLDTENCLKNARAIIMGGAGASQRLIDKIKSLGLPVLTTYGMTETSSMITLLSSEDSQNKPHTAGKILPYREIRISRDSHIQVKGKTLFAGFTDNSEINLSDDGWFDTADIGEIDENGFLHVMGRSDDMIISGGENISLSEIENALLEIDFVKAAAVIKHDHEKWGQYPVALVEVSSPNEGWEDIKEALSPKIPGFMMPREIHILNAIPLNAVGKIDRNKLSRMLKKY; translated from the coding sequence ATGGATACATTAACCTTTCATCCGGAAACGGAATCGGATATGTCGGAACAGATTGAATGCCCGATTAAGAAAGCCGCCGAATCGAATCCGAACGCGATCGCTCTTTCCGATTCCAACAGTTCTGTAACCTACAAACAATTATATAAACTGATTCAAAATACCCGAGCTTATTTGTTCGACAAAAATATAGGCCCCGGCGATACGGTTGCCTGCCTTGCTCGGAATTCAATTGAGCAGGCAATATTTTTCTGGGCATGTTTTAAATCCGGAATTATATTTTTGCCTTTAAACTGGCGACTGACAAGGGCGCAGTTAAATAATCAACTCGAAAAAATAAATTGCCGCTTGCTTTTATTTGATAAGGGATTTGCGGGTATAAATTTGTCATGCGAAAAATCAACTGATATATCCCAAATTCATTCGGAAAAGATTTCCAACTCTTTCAATGAAAGCGATAACGCGATTGACCTTAATCGGGAAGTTTTGATTGTATTCAGCGCCGGGACGACATCCGAGGCTAAAGGTGTCGTTCTGACCGCGAAAAATCTTTATTTCAGCGCTCTGGGATTGCTCGAAAGATTTCCGCTGGAAAAGTCAGATTGCTGGCTTGCGGCCTTGCCGTTTTTTCACGTCGGCGGCATCTCGATTCTGATGCGTACGGCTATGGCCCGATGTTCGACTTATATAATGCCGTCATTCCAGCCTGATGAGATAATTGAATTATGCAGGCGTCGAAAAATCATCCTTTCAGTCGTTCCCACGATGATGTCCGATTTAATAAGACTCGATACCGAAAATTGTTTGAAAAATGCCCGGGCGATTATAATGGGAGGAGCCGGAGCCAGCCAGAGATTAATTGATAAGATCAAATCCCTGGGCCTGCCGGTTTTGACCACCTACGGCATGACGGAAACTTCGTCTATGATAACTTTACTTTCCTCCGAAGATTCACAGAATAAACCGCATACGGCCGGAAAAATCCTGCCTTATCGTGAGATTAGAATTTCCAGGGATAGCCATATTCAGGTCAAAGGGAAAACTCTATTTGCCGGATTCACTGATAATTCCGAAATAAACCTTTCCGATGATGGCTGGTTTGATACGGCCGATATCGGTGAGATTGACGAAAACGGTTTCTTACACGTCATGGGGCGATCGGATGACATGATAATTTCGGGCGGCGAAAATATTTCATTATCAGAAATCGAAAACGCCTTGCTTGAAATCGATTTCGTCAAGGCAGCAGCCGTAATTAAACATGACCATGAGAAATGGGGGCAATATCCGGTAGCTTTAGTTGAAGTATCATCGCCAAATGAGGGCTGGGAAGATATAAAAGAAGCCCTCTCCCCAAAAATACCCGGATTTATGATGCCCCGGGAAATTCATATTTTAAACGCGATACCTCTGAATGCGGTTGGTAAAATCGATAGAAATAAACTCAGCCGAATGCTCAAAAAATATTAA
- a CDS encoding thioesterase family protein, protein MSAIKDYYTIKLHDTDAAGILFFANQLRIVHDVYERFLATIGFPFVEMFEKKEFFIPIVHAETDYTQMLTDGDTVEIELVVSEIGKTSFTLEYRLTNLDGIVVGTAKTVHVTIDPVKKQKMDIPEKLRTGLENYLGK, encoded by the coding sequence ATGAGCGCAATTAAGGATTATTACACCATTAAATTACACGATACTGACGCGGCGGGAATTTTGTTTTTTGCCAATCAACTCCGTATTGTTCATGACGTTTATGAGAGATTCCTGGCGACAATCGGATTTCCCTTTGTTGAGATGTTTGAAAAGAAGGAATTTTTTATCCCTATCGTCCACGCCGAGACAGATTATACGCAAATGCTGACTGATGGCGACACTGTCGAGATTGAGCTTGTTGTGTCTGAAATTGGAAAAACGTCTTTTACACTCGAATACAGACTCACAAATTTAGATGGGATTGTCGTGGGAACAGCAAAAACGGTGCATGTTACGATAGATCCGGTAAAAAAACAAAAGATGGATATTCCCGAAAAACTCCGCACCGGGTTGGAAAATTATTTGGGTAAATAA
- a CDS encoding methyltransferase domain-containing protein, translating to MDKKQEYFNSIAEDWDKDFTAEDIERLVHIIDKINVTKGVTVCDMGCGTGVMFDMLRRRVGEDGYIVGVDFAPRVAHRAMQNFPFHNIGVVEACAEALPFYKDNFDLVISFAAFAHFRKQGESIHQAYHILKPGGRLVIIHLYGREELERQHHEVGGPIDDDKLPDRDHLAEMFQNSHFERFELTETQNLYLAIGYKD from the coding sequence ATGGATAAAAAACAAGAATATTTTAATTCGATTGCGGAAGATTGGGATAAGGACTTTACGGCCGAGGATATTGAACGGCTGGTGCATATTATCGACAAAATAAATGTCACCAAAGGCGTTACCGTATGCGATATGGGTTGCGGTACCGGGGTTATGTTTGATATGCTCCGACGCCGGGTCGGCGAAGATGGATATATCGTCGGAGTTGATTTCGCTCCTCGCGTAGCGCATCGGGCCATGCAAAACTTTCCCTTCCATAATATCGGTGTTGTTGAAGCGTGTGCTGAAGCTTTACCATTCTATAAAGATAATTTTGATCTGGTCATCTCATTCGCGGCTTTTGCTCATTTTAGGAAACAAGGTGAGTCTATTCACCAAGCTTACCATATTCTCAAGCCGGGCGGCCGCCTTGTCATAATTCATCTTTATGGTAGAGAAGAACTTGAACGGCAGCACCATGAAGTGGGCGGTCCGATAGATGACGATAAATTGCCCGACCGCGATCATCTGGCCGAAATGTTTCAAAATAGTCATTTCGAGCGGTTTGAATTGACCGAAACGCAGAATCTATATCTGGCCATCGGATATAAGGATTAA